Genomic segment of Sander vitreus isolate 19-12246 chromosome 17, sanVit1, whole genome shotgun sequence:
GGTAAGATTTAGGCTACATGAAGCAAACACAGAGAGTGTTTTTGTGGCCATTTGTATTGGCTCCTGGTGTTCCACTAAATTTGACATCATCCTCAGTGATAATGAGATGGTTTTTGGGTTCAGTCAGTCTGTTCCCTTTTGTTCCAACACAcaggaacttttttttattaggagGCAGTGAGCCGTGCCTCAGCTGAACTGACAGCTCCTGTTCTGCTAGCATCCTTTTAGAGCTGACCTGCTTCGGTGTGCTTTTGTTTCCCCGGATTTATTCACccccacttacacacacacacacacacacgcacacatacactgagCCTTCCATTAGTTGATTAGTGCATACACATAGTGTTGGTCTGTGGATAATAGAGAGAATCTAAGGTGTCCACATCTCTTAGTTTCAAAGTAAAAATTGTGTTTGTTGCAAAGACAGAATAGAAAATCTAATTTGTACCATGAAAGTACCATTGTACCATTTTTTTCATGGCAGATGTTGGTGAGGATTATAAAATCCTAATCttctgctgcctttttattcTGAGCGTGCCCACCAGGGTGCCAGAATACTGCAGGGGGATTGTCCCAGTGGGTCACCACTTTGGATTAGACATcatgaaaactgaaaaataatccATAACCGTTTTAGTCaaagtgtatttgtatgtaattAATAATCTCTTTAAATTTTAGATGGTCATAAAGGCATGAACTGGTTCTCTGCACAATTTGGTTCCTAGTTTAACCAAAGGTTTAATTTAGTAAAATCAAAAAACAATGTATGATCTAAAAACCTTTCCAACCCAGATCCTGAAGGCCTAATGCAGGCTTTGGAGGAGCTAGACTACCTTGCAGCTCTGGATAATGATGGCAACCTGTCTGAGATGGGCATCATCATGTCTGAATTCCCCTTGGAGccccaaatggccaaaactCTGCTCGCCTCCTGCGAGTTTGACTGTGTCAGCGAGGTGGTCATCATCGCTGCCATGCTAACAGGTACCATGTGCTGGCCTGCCATTTGAACAAATATCTGTTAGTATCTAGTAAACAGTAAGTTGTAAACATTACATGTGTATTGTGGATTTTTTAGTACCAACTTTCTTCGCGGTTCCCTCTGCGGACCTGAAGCCAGAGGCGACTCAGTGCTACATGAAGTTCCAGAACCCAGAGGGAGATCACTTCACCCTTATCAATATCTACAAGGCCTTCAAACAGTGCCAGCAGGATCCATGTAAGTTTAAACAgcatcaccacacacacacacacacacacacacacacacacacacacacacacacatatatatatatatgctagaTCAGTGAATGAAGAAAAATAATTGTAATTGTTAGCTAAGTTTAttgacatttgtttattttttaatagttACATCAATCTAAAGAATTGGGGGTTACActtcacttgaaggtatctacataagagtgacatgacactgtcatgaacgtgtcataaacattataaacaagtcataaacatttatgacataacgcttctgtcattaagtgtaattcggtttttgtcatgacaagttagggttagagttagagttagggttcatgtgttcatgacactgtcatgtcactcttatgtagataccgtcaagtaaagtgttaacgCATTGGGGGAAATATACTTTACGAGTTAGTGGACAGTagagcaaaaaaaactaaatcaaaacaATTTTTTCACAGAGTTGTATTGATTATTGTCCCATCCCTATGTCTCCATCACTGACTGTGCCTTCCTGTAATCATCTCTTTGGCTCTGTCCTCTTCCCTTGTTAGACTGTAATGTGGAGAAGTGGTGTCAGGATTTCTACCTGAACCACGCTGCTCTGCTGATGGCTGACGCTCTTCGTGCTGAGCTCACCGACACCCTGAAGAGGATCGAGCTGCCCATCTCAGTGCCGGCCTTTGGTTCCCGAAGCAACACCCTCAACATTAAAAGAGCTCTGCTGGCAGGTTTTTTCATGCAGGTCAGTAAACATAACTTTATTATACTTTTTCTGATTATTCCGACAGCACATGAATGCATCACAGAAACACCCAGAGGCATCCTAAAGACTCTTAAGGCCATTACGCCCAGGCCACACTGCCTACCTCTACCTGTGTGTGACGGCTACCTCGCTAAACTCTATCTTTCTACATTATATATTAGTATAGTGACCCTTTTTTTGGAAATCCATCTCATTGTGCCTGGCTGTGATTTCCCTCAGGTGGCGCGGGATGTGGATGGATCGGGGAACTACTTCATTCTGACCCATAGGCATGTGGCACAGATCCATCCTCTGTCTGTCTACGGAGCCAAGAGCCCCAAGCTGGGCCTGCCTGAGTGGGTGCTGTTCCACGAGCACTCCTTCTCTGAAGACAACTGCCTCCGCACCGCAACCCACATAACACCAGAGGAGTAAGCCTCAGCcttgttaacattttattttttgtatattttaaacTGTGCACTTGTTTTGCAATCACATAACTGACCATATACAGTCTTGTTAACTAGACTGCAGTCTCTTATTGCTTTAAAAGAACTTAGTAGAGCACCCCTCGTATCTTCTCACATTTAAAGAAGCTTAAAAGTAATCAGACGGACACATTCTCTTCCCCTTTTTTGGTCCAGACGTAAAGCCCCAGTTCAGCAGAGTCTAGTCATGCTGGTTGTGAGAGGAGGTATCCTAATCCCGTTCTCAAGTATCAGCTGGTTGGAGAGGGGATTATAGATAGCACAGATCCCTGGGAATGTGGAACTGCAGTTTAATAGAGGTAGAGAAAGCTCTGCAGCCTTTGTCATGCTCTCTTAGGTTCCACGtcttaaaatgtgtcaatccaaatAATGCGAGGAGCAGATATTGTAAGCATCTGTAAGTACTGTAAGTCTTCTCTCCAACAAAAATTTGTCATTCAAACCTAACCCAAATTGAAAGCAATTTTAGGTTAGTACattcaacaaaaaaatgttttttgactgTGCTTTTTTTACCAACAATATTGTCCTCTCTCCTACTAGGTTCATTCAGATGGCACCACAGTATTTCTTCTACAATCTACCACCTAGTGAGAGCAAAGATATCCTCCAAAACATTTTGAACCATGGAGCTTCTCAGTACCAAGAGCAGAAACCTCCAACCTCCCAAGAGGAACCCCAGACTTCTGACCGCTGTGTCATACAATGACTGACTAACCCACTGTTCTCAGTAGAACTTAATGCACTATATTGCACAGAAGGACATTGTCTGGATAGTTCAGTAAttgaccattttgtttgtttttaggagTAATTTCCCTTCATCTGTGCCCCTCATCCCTCATTTTTGTCACAATATCATGTTCTGCATTTAGTTAAGCGTTTTACAAAGTGCACTAATATATGATATGAAAACAATAAATGCTGTCTTATCTTGATTGATTTTCAGTGCCCACTTACTTATATTTGTACTTAATCCTCATATTCAACAGAAAAATCTATTTACTTCAGgatatttttttcatactttaaaATGTCTAATTTTGTTCTAATCTCGCAAGGTCTATAATTTGGGTTCACAGTCCCTGCTGGCATTTTGAAAGATTCTGTGGCTCCTTTTTGCATCTTACCTTCAGTCACTGTCCAACAGTCAGTCATTCACCCACAGCACTGAGGGTCCAGCCTGATTAATGAGGTGCAGGGACAGATTGGCTCCCACCTGCAGCTCCATCTGGTGTTGATACAGTTCAGTAAGAGTGGGGTGACCCAGTTCACTGACGCAGTATTGAAAACATCATGTCCCCTCTTCAGTGACCCGGGCTGAGCGGTGCAGCCAGGACCAATGCCAGAACCCACACGGTACATTGTCATCTGACCCACTTAAAATCTTTCATGAACTTGTCTATGAATGTCTTTTCGAGGTTTTGAGATCATTcagtaaatgtttaaatgtcaggataaaaaaactcaaataatAGTCCAGTATGTTATCATAATCAATGTATATTTGTTATCCAAAAATATGattaactaaactaaaagtTAATTAGATGTGTCCTATTAGCCCAAGAACACATTAGCATTTTGTGATGCTTTAGGagtaacatacagtacaatatcaTGAGGGGGATGGAGCATTTACAGAAATACAGCACCTAAAATtgaaaaacctttttattttcatgtcaCAGCAAATCAAGCTGCTATAAACtcacatgtatacatacatcCATGTGGATGAACTAGCCTCTGAGTTTGCATTGAATATTGCCAAACTATTGCACACTGTTGTTTTGGAAAGCAAATAACACTTTTGATCTTATTTTAACTTGTCAGCCATCAGTCACACTTCAATCTATTTTATTCACAGCATTATTGGTATTGTTGAATATCAAAAATACCAATTATATATTCAGATGAATCATCACTTTTGTGAGCATGTGCTAAataatttctctctttttaagcCCGTGTGTAGAAGTTATACACGATTATACCATTTTGAAATCTTTCTTATGCCGTAGGtttttgtttgtagaaaaaTGAGGCGATCCAGGTGATGTTTGGTACATTCAACAACAAATCCTACACATAGGAGCCTCACATGTGACCCATAACTGCTTAAGCAATaagaacatttaaataatatCTTCTGAATTTACAACTCTTTTTCACATAAATGTACAATTCAAAACCTGTGATGCAAATGTTAGAAAAAGatgaaatttgtttttaaaggcgCAGGAGGTGAAATTAGCTTTGAAACTGTAATTCAGAGTAGGACGGTGTTGCCTGAGCCTATTAATAATGGTGTCTATAAATCATCGTTTTCAGTCACAGCATTTTTGAGAAGACAGTTGTTGAGTCTTCCAAGTCTTCCGAAGAGTGGCGCTTGGAGAAGAGTTAAGGTCTTGAGTGTCTTCCTTGCTATGGTTTATGTCATTATTATCATGAATGCATACCCGTGTCGTCACTTCCTGTTTGCGGGGTCAGCTGCTGCAGAAGCTCCATGTGGAGCTTGACGCGGCTGTGGAGAGGTGCGTTTTTCTCAGCTCGCAGCAGCTTGGAGTACACATTCTTATAGGTTTTCAACAGCTCCTCATCCTTATTGctgtaataaaacacaaacaagttTGTCAGGAGTGAGCATTGTGAAAGTTCAAAAGGAAATGAGATACATAAATAGCTAAACAAACCGTAAGGGTTTTAGAGCTTTGCTCACCTTGGTTTCCGTTTCATCGTCGTCATCAGTTTgatcagctgcagcagcaggaaggaGAAACTCGGCTCAAACACAGCAATCAACTTCATCACTTCCTGGAGGTTCAGTCCTGAGGTGGGACCAGCAGCCACATCAGGAGACTCTGCTGATTTAGCAGGGTCTGGTTCACTCAACTACAGCACAAGAGGTGAAAGGAGAAGATGGTGTAggttaaggctgatttatgcttctgtgtcgaaacgacggcgtacccccgcagacccctctgcgtctacgccggaccctacgtcgcggcgacgcacatctctcggccgtggcttggtagcgttgcatttccccgactcatttcctggttctccttctccataaacaacatgaaatcaagggaAGGGTTAAATGTTCCTGCTACAGAcctcccaccgtggtcagaaagcacaggggagacactttgtttctctcactatgactctagagtcgctactcgctccggagctaatcgccgtcactctctcactttctccctcgctctaccacacacacacacgccggcccgAAGCACACACCACCgtacaagtataaacttcaggccccttacgtaggctacggcgaaagctctgcgtggagcctccgcagaagcataaatcagcctttacaTCGTGTGATCCAGAAAGCAACTGAACAAAGCTTTGCAAAGATGCATGAGGGAGCATTCCCATCTGCTACTCTGAAATGTACCTCTGTCTGCTCCTCCAGCAGCTCTTTCTGAATCAGCTGGAAAGCATGCCGTGTTTCTGTCATGATCTCTACTGCTCCAGTCAGGCTCTTCAGCTTAGCCGCGTTGCTGCTCTGacctgtggaaacacaatatataaaaacgtTACTTTTAAGAGGCTATTGATTCAAATGCTAGTACGTTCTCTTGGCAAAACCAAACACTACTGACAGCAGTTACTCACCTGCCATGGTAAACTCAGCAAAGGCCACCCTCTCCAGGAGCGTGCGGAGCAGCTCACAGGGTGCATCTTTGAGgctgagaaacagacagacagccttGCTGTAGTGAAGCTCTGCCAAGCTGCGATGCTGCTTCCGCAAGTGTTCATCCCCCACCTGTCACACAATTAGAGCCAGAAACACAGACATCCTTTAGTGTGTATTATACTGCTGTAAGTATGAAACACAGACATCCCATCACCAGTGATTCTATTCTAGTCTGTGtgtagttctttttttctttgtagaaAATAACCATTTGTCTTTTGGCATTACCAAAAAGGGTGAGCTAAGACTATGAATTATTAGCACAAAAACATATTGGGGGGTGATAGCAAAGGTGCAActcttatttgtttttgtatttatgcaTATCATGACTTTCCTAGAGGTACCGTTGTTCTGTGCATATGATACCGTCATGTAATTTGctttctgccattttttttttttttttggctcttATATTATAACAGATGTTAGAAGAGAAACTTTAAGacattaagaaaaataaatgatatattttatattattgtttaatTTTACATGGTTTCCCACCTGGTTGCGGAAGCAGCTGTGGTACATAGAGGCCAGGCGGTGGTGGATGGTGGCAGCTCTGTACTGGTAGAGCGGCTGACGAGCCGACTCAGTCTGCAGGTCGCAGTACTTCAGGGACTTCATCATTGCCTCGGTCACCTCCCGCTCAAtctgggaaaacacacacacacacacagggatggaTGATTTCAAGTTTGAGCCCATGTCGAGGCATTACTGGTGCAAAAACAACTAATCATGcacccatatactgtatattcaccaTGATTGCCTTTTGGCATCAGTGATCTTAGCATTTGTAAAAAACTGGATTTTTTTGAGGACATAAAGGTTGCCACACAgcacatggaaaaaaaaattgtgtacGTTGTTTTTCTAGAAAACACTTAATTTAGAATATTTGTGAAACAAACCCACCTGCTCCTGGGCCTTCCTGGACAGCGGGGCGTAGTCCTGCAGAAGTGTAGCCAGGGTAAAATAGGTAGTGGACAGCTCCCAGATTACACTGTCCCACACTGCTGAATGGTTCTCTCGGCTTGCCAGTGACTTCATAGCCCGCAAGTAGTAATCTATGGCCTAGggtaaaaaatgtattatgaaGAGCATGCTAGTGAAGGGTTAATACGTAgtgacatatatataaaaaaaaaaaaaaagacagagatcGTTGCTTCAGTGTGAATGCTCAATGCAGAGTTTAAGACAAAGGGTTTGACATTGCACCTTGTTGTAGTAGAGAGCCTCTTCAGGTGAGAACTCCCCTCTGCTCTGGTCGGAAGACAGGGCACAGTGGGCCTGAGCACAGATTCTCATCAGCCTGCCAGTATTACACAGCAGCAAGGCTGTGTTGGTGCTGTCCCCAATGGCCCCAAAGTCCTTCATGCCTTTCTCAAAGAAGGCAAAACTCTTTTTCCACATCTCCTGCTCTACTACGGACACCGACTTCTTCACTAGAAGgcgaggggaggggggagaggccAGTTAGATACAGCAACATGGACAATGGagcaatacatttttatgaattGTTTTGTACTCCTTATTGGCTgatccaggtgtgaaaaaatTGTTTTCTGGACATAATCATTTCCAGTGCGAAGTATCTAAATTTCAACTGACTCATGCAAGTTCAAAGGAATAACTGTTTTTGTACTCTTTTATGTCCACTTAGTATATTGGTTCCATCTGTTTTATCCAACATACCTTCTTTCTCAGTCTGCATGGCTGCTGCCTGGTTCATATAGTAGACTCCCATCTCGTTGCGGATGTTTCCCAGCCTTTTGAGCACCTGAGCCAGCTGATCTGAGGCGTGATCTTTTAAAGCCTCAGAGACGAGCAGTTCATACGCTGCCTCATAGCACTTACTGCTAACAAACAGCTGGTACTCCGGGTCCATGGCCAGGTCTGCTGCCATGTTGAAGGCTAGTGGGGTAGAGAGCAGAAGCATTGACAAATGGAATGAACAATAACTGAACAGAACAACAAGACAATAAATTATAGGACATGAAATGTTATTCTGAATGATGTTGGTGGAACTGATATGGACAGGAAGACGGTGTACACCAGTTATGGATCTGGTGTTTGCAAACACCCCTAATTTCAATACATCAGGCAAGAAAGCCAAACACTGTGTGCTGTAATGATTGTATGATTGTCTGTCTTTAGTGACCGACCCTggcagctgctctctctgtgcaGGCTGTGCAGGATCTCCTGGTCCTCTTTGGTCTGGTAGCTGTATTCCTCCAGGTAAGCTGCTCTGTTGTTGGCATTCTGTGCCAACATCAGCTGGATGTCcccacacagagacaggcacTGGCTGTGAAACTGTAGCACCTGCGGGTGCAGTGTACCGCTCACTGAACAATAAGCATCTGAAGGCAACGATAGAAGAAGGGGAAAGAGATATAAAGGTTAAGTTATTATATTGCCTCATAAAATATCGAAGGAGCTGTTTGTAATCAGGATCAAGATAAAATTAGGATGATATGAGTAGTCAAAAGTGAATGTTTAATGGAAGTTTTAAAACAGTTTCAGACTCAATCAGATGTAAGGACCTAACGTTTTTTTTCGATTATAGTACTCAATTATTTAACTTAACTTTAACCGAATAAATACATTACGTAAATAAGCCACAATTTACACAACACAAAATGTAGGCGGGTagaaatgacaaaataacacattttcagCAACTTatgaacaaaaaacatgaaaatactgAAAATCCATAAATGTCATAGCGACATTTCCAATTGTTTCTGGTGTATAACAGAGTTAAATAAACTTACCGTAACACTGCAGCGATAGCTTGATGTAGCGCAGGGCTCGGCCGTACTTAAGCAAGTTGGTGGCAGCATCAGACAGGACGTAGTAGGCCTTGGAGGCTTTGAGGAAGAGCTGCAGCTTCATGCGGTGCTGCCACGAGCCGGGGATCATCCCTGAGCGTGTCGGGTGGTCTGCCTGCAACAGCCTCgctggtgacacacacacacacacacacacacacacacacacatacacacacacatacacacacacacacacacacacacacacacacacacacacacacacacacacacacacacacacacacacacacacacacacacacacacacacacacacacacacacacacacattggaagACCAGGAGAAAGACAGCATGCAGGGTTGAGAGATGAAGAATGTCCTGTCAGCCATTTAGGAACAGTGTGTGtacttggttaaaaaaaagacacttgcaaCTAAATAGATTTGACCCACCGTGTATGCCATATGCTTACCaatttactgttttattatgcGGTATCATATATTGGAAATAAAAACTGTAGACTGACCTCTTTCAAGAAGAAGAGAGATGCCTTGCTCGGCAGCGCAGGCTCCGGTTGTACTTCTGTCCTCATATTTAAGAGGAATGGGTGTGTTAGGGTCTGCAGCTGGGAGATCACTCTCCCTCTTGATGGTGCCATCCACTGCCTTCAGCCCCTGTGTAGTATATTACAGCGATTATTAACACAGTAGAGGACACATCCCATTATTAGCATTGTATGCAGACTAAAACATAAATATCACGCAGAGACTCACCTTTAGCACGTAGCTCAGGACGTGTCTGCATCTCTCCTCCTTGTCTTGAGAAACAGGGAACGCGCTGC
This window contains:
- the edrf1 gene encoding erythroid differentiation-related factor 1, which encodes MSASAGDRESGIPLDNAKEEVSGPTCTGESSKHDSAVCAGNSEIKSRAVVKYSAAPPPTSYALLQEQTDLKLPPANWLRENPQLGSAGTTVLGSSSKSKPFSSFGMAYEFIDCIGDDVDVVSDSENIKKLLKIPYSKSHVSMAVHRVGRTLLLDELDIQELFMRSSQTGDWTWLKEFYQRLIDQKWQRKKKSKEHWYQKAILSKFLYYSINGDGAAEPVPNNPNEREEEEENEAEEFSSSWPTAFTSTASDTEESDVPKQESVSMDSKFALDQVTSVHKEQNLPMLFNEGENSQGLRNDFVRNIMWTFEDIHMLVGSNMPIFGGGRYPAVSLRLRDNNKPINILTGIDYWLDNLMCNVPELVMCFHVNGIVQKYEMIKTEEIPHLENSTFSTRVVKDIAQNILSFLKSNCTKEGHTYWLFKASGSDIVKLYDLTTLCEEAEEEKCQNPFTLPVAVLLYRVASNLMLKARQNRKHYGTIRTLLLNCVRLLDQERHPQIIASAHYMLSELFQLDEPPGEDGGESPRGGGSEDSYSDEDREEEELTEDSDENGSYSSCCSPHDDSKAVAVIRSVWELSVPEKYKSTHQIRPSSAFPVSQDKEERCRHVLSYVLKGLKAVDGTIKRESDLPAADPNTPIPLKYEDRSTTGACAAEQGISLLLERARLLQADHPTRSGMIPGSWQHRMKLQLFLKASKAYYVLSDAATNLLKYGRALRYIKLSLQCYDAYCSVSGTLHPQVLQFHSQCLSLCGDIQLMLAQNANNRAAYLEEYSYQTKEDQEILHSLHRESSCQAFNMAADLAMDPEYQLFVSSKCYEAAYELLVSEALKDHASDQLAQVLKRLGNIRNEMGVYYMNQAAAMQTEKEVKKSVSVVEQEMWKKSFAFFEKGMKDFGAIGDSTNTALLLCNTGRLMRICAQAHCALSSDQSRGEFSPEEALYYNKAIDYYLRAMKSLASRENHSAVWDSVIWELSTTYFTLATLLQDYAPLSRKAQEQIEREVTEAMMKSLKYCDLQTESARQPLYQYRAATIHHRLASMYHSCFRNQVGDEHLRKQHRSLAELHYSKAVCLFLSLKDAPCELLRTLLERVAFAEFTMAGQSSNAAKLKSLTGAVEIMTETRHAFQLIQKELLEEQTELSEPDPAKSAESPDVAAGPTSGLNLQEVMKLIAVFEPSFSFLLLQLIKLMTTMKRKPSNKDEELLKTYKNVYSKLLRAEKNAPLHSRVKLHMELLQQLTPQTGSDDTGMHS